DNA from Pelodiscus sinensis isolate JC-2024 chromosome 1, ASM4963464v1, whole genome shotgun sequence:
aGCCCTCACCCGAACCATCAAAATGTAAGAATCAAACTGGCTTAATTCACTATTCATAATTTACTGAGGCATTGCTATTTTCAGGAAGAGCCCAAGACCAAGCTAATGAACAAAAGAGAGAGCAGGGCCATGGTTCTGCATTGTTCATCTCATGGGCCAATACTTTCAAGGGACATTTTTGACTAAAGATTCCAAAGTGAAATTTCAGAAGTCTGAAGTTAACAAGTGAATGTGCAATCTTAACTCTGCCCACTGGGGCGCATCgtaatactgtatatattttagaaatgtgcatttgtctgtctgtccatccgtatgtttgttcaataactcctaaatgataagagctaggaccaccaaatttgatatgcagcttccttttaccataacttaaagcaaggtaagggtttgattgtgccaaaacaatgggatgtgcttggaattcgattgtttcccATAAAATGAGAAAGCTCAGTAAGAGCAAGTTATACTATCAAATGAcactagggggcagcaagggaccagagatTGGGACTGAGACAACTATACACCTTTGGGCCAACAGATAGCAGAGGTggaaaaagggacagctatctactatatatttcagtgagtttctttgtgtgtctgtttgtcccccagccagggtacatgcacccctctcctggctgtgcccgctgcagctgcagcagccatagataAGTGCTTTTCACCTgctcccaagctgctgtggttaCAGTGGGCTGGGGTTGTCATCTCTCCcgagggcagcctgcacactgacccCCCTTTATCCCTTACCCCACTCCAGAGcaaagatttaaatgaagaaaaacaaaacttatttgggttaaggatccaagcaactcTGGATAAATCACCTTGTGCATTATAATACACTGTTTAGTTATATGATCACatacattttatttgaaaaaaagtatttttctgcAATTTTAGAAATACTCATATAACATCCTGTATTATAGGACATAGCAGGATTTCTAGAAAGGCTACTAGTGTATCAGGTGGAAAATACTGTACAATTCAGCAGTTTTTAAGTTTTCAATCCTGCACAACTGAggcctgtggggggaggagtgttaTAATTGTTTTGTTTGTAAATGCTGGCTCTGCATGTAGTTGGAATTCTTTCTTTACTTTAGATAATAAACTAAGACCAATGGAGGAGTAGGTGAAAAATGGAAGGGGAGGTTGCCCTAGATCCTCATGGTGGTGAAACCGTTTGCTTGAGAAACACATTGTTAAATACTGTAATAATAAATGTTTTCACAGTGTATCTAAGTCTAAAGAAAGCAATATTGCTCAGGttagaaaataattaaattatatattattttaggaaaaaaatgttaCATGAAACATCAAAATCACTAGAATCTGTGTAGTATAAAATCATAGTATAGCTAGACAAGTaagaaaaaataatgttttttccaCGTACATTAAATTCATCACCTGGTGATGCACAATTTTTCAAAGGTCATGAGGAGATGTGctaaagtgacaaggagtcctgtggcaccttatagactaacagatttattggagcataagatttcataggcaaagatccacttcatcaaggtgggtccaataaatctgttagtccataaagtgccccagaactccttgtcacttttgcagattcagactaacacggctacccctctgatacttgaggaGATGTGCTCTCTCCTTTGGCCAGACACCTCCACCCTCCAGACTCCAGTGTTTTTCTCCGTATAACCCCGGATCTGCAGGGCATGGAGAATGAGGATGGATGATGTCATGGAGGCACTTCTTTGATCTCAGCAGCACCTAGTGGGGGTACAGTAGTGTTGGAAATCAgactttttatttatatatggATTTAGAAGCCTAGCTTCAGGCTTCTAGTTTTGAAAgattttgcccctcccccccatatttaTACTGTGGAAGGGATGGATGGGCTAACCTTGCTTGTACCTTGAATGGGATTTGGCAGACGCTTGCCATCTGGTGGTGAAATTGGTATGGATAAACATATCAAATATTATTCAGCAACATATATCTAGCTGGCATTGATATTCCTATTATTCAGCAAATGTAATAATGTTTAGTTCTTTTCTTCTCTAATGTACATCTATCAGTACATTGTTGTTTACATTTGACTCCCTCTGCTGGCTCTTCAGTAGCAGAACACAACACTACTAGATCAGCAGTGCACTGTGTGTTCATTCTTAATTTCTGCTGTAAGTGGATATTTGTAAAAGCTTAGATTTTAAGCATAACTTCTTATTTTGTCTAGCTTCACTACTCCACAGGACTCCCTGACTCACCTCTTGGATGATCTTCTATTTCAGATTCCGTTAGTCCTGAATTGAAATGATGtttctgagagagacaaggtgcatgaggtagtatcttttactggaccaacttctattggtgagacaCACAAGTTTTTGAACTAATGCAGAACTCCCTTTCAGTTGTATGTAAGCTCACAAGCTTgtctgtctctcaccaacagaaactggCCCAAGGTAAGATGTTACTTCACCTGCCTTATTTTacacaccttgtctctcttaacATCTTGAGACAACTCAACTTCAGCAGCTCTGCATCCAACAATGTCTTTCTTAGCTGTCTGGTaggagacagaaagcaattctgtGAGGTAAGGTAACATATTTGTTTATGTGCAGTGTTACCTATCTAAACCCAGGTCAGTCTTACTGTGAGTTTGTCATCTCCCCAGGGCCTCGCTGTAACTGTTCTGAAAATTTTCAGAATGCCTCCAACTCCATTAATTTCAAGGGAGTTGAGAGCATACAGCACCTCAGAGGACTATAGCCCTTAAGATGTTTTATTAGTAGTCAATGAGTTCAAGTTACTCAGTTTTGTGAAGTTCAGTCTCAGTTTTGTGAAGTTCACAAGTCACGTATACCCTGCATAGAAGTCTATATTGTATGTTTTTAATCCAGGATTTCAGAGAGGATGAGGGCTAGGGCCAGGagctccacagcagcagcatttGTGAAGGGATTCTGATGAGAATCCTTCCAGTGGATCTGAGAGGAGTGGGAGAACGGACCTCTTCTACAGGATGCAGTGCATGCTTCCTTACGCCCGTTCAATGACTGGTGAGGAAATGATTGGGTTTTGGAATGCTTGGGTGCAAAGAAAGGAAACAAGAATATTTATGTATTCAAAATAAGCTCCTCATATCATTTTGTAAATGTGATTGCACTCTCTTACCCAATTCCATTTCACCTCCAGGCAGGTTAGCTACAGCCTGCCCATTGTGTGTGGTACAGTGAGTCTTATGCAGTATGAATGACatacaaggctacatctacatatTATGAAGtttttagcaacaaggctgtgtcaACACAATCCTGTCACTAAAAATCATGCAGTGTagctgctgtttgtcagcacttttgccgacaaaatacTTCTATCCACTATGAGCGTACCTGCTGACAAAGCACTGTTCACACTGCCACTTTTCACGGTAAAATTTTTGGGCTGGGTTAATACctctgaacaacaaaagttttgattatcaattgccagtgtagacatagtccaagtGCAGACAGAATTTAAGCATGGATCTATTGCCAAAAGAAAAGCTTACAAAAGTCTCTTGTAGGGCGCACATACATGCTGGCAGCTAGAAATAAACATATAAGGATTTAGCACTCTTAGAATCTTTAATCTTACAAGCAGGAGACAATGACAGATTGATTACAAGACAAAAGTCACAGGAACCAATCCTTATTAATGTAAAACACACACCTATTTTcatgttttatattttaataaaaatacagataATAGTAGGCAGCAGTTATAGAGTGAAACAACCATTTGCCTCAGTAGTAAAACTTTCCAAATGTTTGACAATTAATAGGAATAATAATTTTATATTCCACTACACAATCTTATAAGGTGCTAAATACCTCCTGAGAGGTGCTGAATGCCTCCaactccattaatttcaatggagttGAGAGCATACAGCACCTCAAAGGATTATTCCTCTTAAGGTGTTTTATTAGTAGTCAACGAGTTCAAGTTACTACATGGTTAACGTAATTGTAAGTGGCAACAGGATCCAACAGCTTCCCTAGGATACATAAGGTTGAATTCTGCTCCCAGTTACACAGGCAAAGCTCCTGTGTAACTGGAAACAGAACCTGGCCTGGCTCAAAGGGTAAAATCCTGCTGTCAGAGTCACACTTATCTACAGGACAGATCTCTCTTGGGAATTATTCGCCATATGGAGCTCCTACAAACACCAATGAGAGCTTTTGGGCAGGAGCTTGAACAGGTTTGGACTTAGTGTTTTATGTAAGGTAACATATGGGTCCCCAGCCAAGTCCCTGTCAAGAGGAAGGACCCTTCATATCTGACACCTGTTTTCCTGATACTCAACCCTTCCTGGCCTTGGTAGGAAATGAAATTGGAAGCAACTAAGCAAACTAAAAATAAAGAAGCTTTTCACCAGCTATAAAAATTTTAGAGTCAGACATGAGACATGTGGATGGTCGGTGTGGAAAAGGTCCACTAGGGATTTGAAAGGAAGTGGTCGGTCCTTGTGTCAATACTTGACTCTTTTTAAGTACGGGGCCTCCATGTGGGTTGATCCCAGAGCAGCTGTATATGCCAAAAGGTCTCTTTGGGCCCCACAGGTCAATTTCCAAGCAAGATCCACAGTGTGGATAAGTTTGGCTTGATCTGGCAGAAGGATATTTGCACAGGCATGTTTGCTTATGGTGATGTGCTACCTGATCTGGTTCTTTCGTTTTTGGATGCACTTTACTGTCTAAATTAAGATACCTGTCACAGAGAAGTAAGATCCCACTCAACAGTAGCAGGAGAACAGCTGTAAGTCCCACATGAATAGCAGACCCTACTTCCTGAGACGTTGGAGTGGAAGGCAAGTGGTAAGAAGGAGGGAAGGCAATACTATGGTTTTTCATTATGGACTGTAAATTCCAGCTTACTGGAATTAATATGAATACACTAGACATGATGTTCAAGACCCCCCcggttagaaaaaaaattaagatataATGTTCCTTAAGCTCTTTCTTATAATTACTCCACAAAAGAAAGAGAACTAAACATATAGCTACTGCTTCCATGACAGCAGCTAATATCAGAAGGTCTTGGGCAATAACCATTTCTGAGGGGATGAAAGTGTCCTGATTATTGAATCCTTGACAGAGCATTAAGGAAGAGCCATTGGTAAGTTCAGGGTTAAAAGTAAAGCAGACATCCCACATTCTGATCCAAATGTTGCCAGAGGAGATGAGGGTGGAATTGTCCAAATGCCACACTCTCCATGGTATAAGTCCTAATGAAATCATACACAAAATCCAACCTAAAACACTCAAAACAAAGGCAAGCAGTGGAATGTGAGAAGTAATGGCCAGGAAATTCACAACCTTGAGATTTTCAACTTGTGTCACAGTTCTGTCAGGTGTACTATCAGCCATGCAGACACTTTCAGGTTCACTGAAAAACATAACATATATAAAAGCATATATGGATTGGTGTGCATATAGTACACACCAGGCCATTTACATACTATGATCATCACAGTAATATCTGAACTAACCAGATACACAAATAATTTAGAATTAGTTCAACATTAAAACTTAATTTCCTCATGGTGTCATGTGATTCATAAAAGTTGTATGTCAGGATTTTAATGCCTCCATTCTCCCTTCTATACTAGGTTTCTGGCTCCAAGAACTTTTCCTACAATGCTCCTGCAGTCATGAGGCTCCTAAGATGCACTTCACAGCTAGGTCAGAAGGTAGATGGTATCCTCCAGGGAGCTCAGCCATTATGGAAAAAATGGGACCCTGAATTATAACTTCCATCGAGCAATGTAACACCATAACAAAATGCAGTTTAATGTTAAAATTACTCATAATTAAGTTCAGTTCTCTCACGTAAGTTCAAACCACTCTCCCCCCAAAAATTTCAATTTGGGTAGAACCAGCctgaatcaaaatgtttcatttaggttttcctgatggaaaaaaaatcaacaaaattgaaattttcctgggaaaaactgcattttctgttgaaaaatcaTACGTGATGGATCATTCACAAGTTGGTCTACTCAAATGTCTAAAAAAATTCCTAATCtaagtttcatagaatcatagaatcataggactgaaagggacctcgagaggtcatagagtccagccccctgccctcaagccaggaccaagctccgtctacaccatccttgacagatgtctatctaacctgttcttaaatatctccagagagggagattccaccacctcccttggcaatttattccaatatttgaccaccctgatagttaggaattttttcctaatgtctaatctaaacctcccctgctgcactttaagcccattactccttgtcctgtcctcagaaaccaagaggaacaaattttctccttcctccttgtgacacccttttagatatttgaaaaccgctatcatgtccccccttaatcttcttttttccaaactaaacaagcccagttcatgaagcctggcttcataggtcatgttctctagacctttaatcattcttgtcgctcttctctgtaccctttccaatttctccacatctttcttgaaatgtggcgcccagaactggacacagttctccagctgaggcctaattagtgcagagtagagcggcagaatgacttcacaagttttgcttacaacacacctgttgatacaacctagaatcatatttgctttttttgcaacagcatcacactgttgactcatattcaacttgtggtccactatgacccctagatccctttccgccatgctccttcctagacagtcgcttcccatcctgtatgtatggaactgattgttccttcctaagtggagcactttgcatttctctttattaaacttcatcctgtttacctctgaccaaatgacttgctaaggtcattttgaattatgtccctatcctccaaagaagttgcaactccacccagtttggtatcatctgcaaacttaataagcgtactctctatcccaatatctacatcaagTTTGCTTGTGTAGTCTTGACTTGTGATATACCGTGTTCTGAAGCTGTGTTGGTAAGTAATATTTTTTACTATGCCAACTTTTGCGGGCAAAAGAGACAAGCTCTTGATACCTTGTCAGGTTATTATGATAGTCACCTAATTTTACTTCACCATTCTATGTGTAAAGCTGACAGACCCAGGTCGTTAGGGGCTTAAATAATGTGCCTCTACCATGTGAGCTGAGGCTGTCAGAtaaggctatagagcagacttcactctcccttgtcaGTGGTCTTAGTGCCTCTGGGTTGCATATGAATTAATATCTAGCTACTCCTTCCAACTTCCTTCCTAATATTCTTTTCATGTACAAACAGTAGAAAAAGCAACACTGGAAATCTTAAGTATCACAATACACTAGTTAACCCCAGATCTATTTTCAAAGTGGTCTTTGAGGTCAAAATAACCCCAGGCATTCACTTCCTCACATTCAGTAGTATGTGTTTTATGTACAAGAAATTAAACTACTTACAGTACCTTAGTACTAAAGGAAGAACTTATaagactccatgggtgctccaggacTCAAGAACCCACTGAAAAAAATGGGAGATACTCAGCATTCATGAGTCTCAGTCTTATGTGGCACATGACTCTTGCACTTTGAGACCTTGGACAGGGATGTTAGAAACACCCTAgaaatggggggaagaggggaaccaCAGGACCCAAGattgtggccctgccccctgctctgccccaggacccCATCCCCACTCAGCCTCCTCTGTCCTGAGGCTCTACTTCACTTCTTTTCCCAAGGCCTTCTTCCCACTCTGTCTCTTCTCCTGAGGTACCTTCCATCTACTCCTCTCTTTGAGGCATCATCCATCCTCTCCTCTCAGCCCTCTCCACCGAAGTCCCCTTTTCCCATTGCTCACTCCTCTCCTCATCTCCCGAAGCCCCCCTCAACAGTTAAGATACACATGATAGACACTTTCAGTAACTAGAATCagagggctgacagaattgctgggccctgggcaaggcgGGGTGGGGACTCAACGGTCGCAGAAGGGGTGGGC
Protein-coding regions in this window:
- the LOC112545311 gene encoding claudin-34-like, yielding MADSTPDRTVTQVENLKVVNFLAITSHIPLLAFVLSVLGWILCMISLGLIPWRVWHLDNSTLISSGNIWIRMWDVCFTFNPELTNGSSLMLCQGFNNQDTFIPSEMVIAQDLLILAAVMEAVAICLVLFLLWSNYKKELKEHYILIFFLTGGVLNIMSSVFILIPVSWNLQSIMKNHSIAFPPSYHLPSTPTSQEVGSAIHVGLTAVLLLLLSGILLLCDRYLNLDSKVHPKTKEPDQVAHHHKQTCLCKYPSARSSQTYPHCGSCLEIDLWGPKRPFGIYSCSGINPHGGPVLKKSQVLTQGPTTSFQIPSGPFPHRPSTCLMSDSKIFIAGEKLLYF